GCGCGGTCCCGCGCCTCCGCGAGTTTCCGGAGGTTCGCGAGAACGACCGAGATATCCCCACCCCGGTGATAGCGCGCGTAGGTCTCCGGCTTGATCCCAGAAAGCGACACCCGAAACTGGCTCGGATCCGAGGCCAGGATCTCGTCCAACCGCTTGGCGATGTTCAAGTTCGAACTGACGTTGACCTTGATCTCCCGCTCCCGAAGAACTCGGATCAAGGAAGCCAGCCGTGGATGGAGAAGCGGTTCGGTCCAGTTGAAGAGCCCGATACCCTTGAGATCGCATTCAGCCAGGGCCTTGTCTGCAATCCGCTCCATTGCCTTGACTTCCATCAGACCCTTGGCCACGGCCACGTCGGAGTTCCCAACAGGACAGGATGGACAGCGAAGGTTGCAGCTCCCAACGACATCGATGTTGAAGAAGTAGTGGTCCAACGTCAGGCCTAGTTTCGTGAACGCGCTTCGCGATCCGTTCTCGGGAAGCTACTGAACTGGCTGGAGCCTTGCGAGCAGTCGACAGGACTCGAACTCCCCCGCATGGACCTTGCGTTCACTCTATCGATGCGCCGTGGAACTGTTGGGTTTTTCGCCTCCCGCTTCGCCACGTCCAGCCATCCACACGTGCCGAGGCCTGAGCTCCTAATCAGACCCGTGCGGCCCCGAAACATCCGACAAGGTCCCTTCCGAGATGCGGCTCCTCCCTCCCTTCGCAGGGCTCGTTCTCCGAGGCGTCCTGGCGTTCTTCCGGAACCGCACGGACCAGGCGTTGGTCGAGCTCACTCTCCGTCGGCAGTTCGCGACCTACGCCCACAAGGGATCGAGGCCGAGAATCAAATCGCTGGACCGCGCGTTCTGGATCAGGCTCCCCCAGCACTAGCCGCGGTGGAAGGACGAGCTCTACCTTGTCAAGCCGACACCGCCGGTCGCGCGCTACCGCACCACGATCCGGCCTACGCGAGCCGGACGCCCTGCTTGCGGAGCACGTCCTGGACCGCCGGAAGGCTCACCCGCCTGCAGGGGACCGATTCCCGGACGGCGACGGCGGCCGCCGCGCCCGCGCCTTGCCCAGTGACCGTGCAGCACATCATCTGGCGCGTCGCGGAATACGCGGCCTTTTCCGCGGAGACGCAGCGTCCAGCGACGAGCAGGTTCTCCACCCCCTGCGGGAGGAGGATGCGATAGGGAACCTGGAAGTAGCGTCCCGTGGTGGGCATGATGACCTCGCCATACGCATCCAGGAACTCCGGGAAGATCCCGATGCTGTCGTCGAAGCGCGCCTGGTCCTTCACGTCCTGCTCAGTCAGCACGTACTCGCCAACGATCCGTCTCGACTCCCGGACGCCCAGCGACGAGTTGAACGAACGCAGCCGCGCTTTCTCGAATCCGGGCGTGTACTTCTTCATCGCCTCCAGCGCCCAGATCGCCTTCTGGCGGCCCTCCATCTCCGCCTTCGTGAGGTCCCAGACGTCCGTCGTATCCACGTCCAGGGAGTGCGCGAC
The sequence above is a segment of the bacterium genome. Coding sequences within it:
- a CDS encoding radical SAM protein is translated as MDHYFFNIDVVGSCNLRCPSCPVGNSDVAVAKGLMEVKAMERIADKALAECDLKGIGLFNWTEPLLHPRLASLIRVLREREIKVNVSSNLNIAKRLDEILASDPSQFRVSLSGIKPETYARYHRGGDISVVLANLRKLAEARDRAGVSTRVHLSLPQIPRQSR